One window of the Methanobrevibacter boviskoreani JH1 genome contains the following:
- a CDS encoding aldo/keto reductase gives MEYVTLNNGVEMSILGFGVYQIPQEETKQAVLDAISVGYKSIDTAQSYFNEEQVGEAIKETDVPREELFITTKIWIDNYGYEKCKESVYESLEKLGLDYIDLVLLHQPFADYYGAYRALEDLYKEGKIRAIGVSNFYPDRITDMCLFGREIVPAVNQIETNPLNAQYGAQENMKDLNVQMAAWAPFGEGMQGMFTNETLVNIGKKYGKSAAQVILRWLIQRKVVVLCKSTHLERIKENFDVFDFKLSDEDMEEIKKLNTSDSLFFNHQDPEMVRWFDEMVETRHNQHKASSEQKKW, from the coding sequence ATGGAATATGTAACTTTAAACAATGGTGTAGAAATGTCTATTTTAGGTTTTGGTGTATATCAAATTCCTCAGGAAGAGACAAAACAAGCAGTTCTTGATGCAATAAGTGTTGGTTATAAGTCTATCGATACTGCTCAAAGTTATTTCAACGAGGAACAAGTTGGTGAGGCAATTAAGGAAACTGATGTTCCCCGTGAAGAGTTATTTATCACTACAAAAATTTGGATTGATAATTATGGATATGAAAAATGTAAGGAATCTGTATATGAATCACTTGAAAAATTAGGCTTGGATTATATTGACTTGGTTTTACTTCACCAGCCATTTGCAGATTATTATGGTGCATATAGGGCTTTAGAAGACTTATATAAGGAAGGTAAAATTAGGGCTATTGGTGTATCAAATTTCTATCCTGATAGAATAACTGACATGTGTTTATTTGGTCGCGAGATAGTACCTGCAGTTAATCAGATAGAAACCAATCCGTTAAATGCGCAATATGGGGCTCAAGAGAATATGAAGGATTTAAATGTTCAAATGGCTGCATGGGCTCCTTTTGGTGAGGGCATGCAGGGCATGTTTACCAACGAGACACTTGTAAATATAGGTAAAAAGTATGGTAAATCTGCTGCTCAAGTAATCTTAAGGTGGTTAATTCAAAGAAAAGTAGTTGTATTATGTAAATCAACACATCTTGAAAGAATTAAAGAAAACTTTGATGTATTTGACTTCAAGTTAAGTGATGAGGATATGGAGGAAATTAAAAAATTGAATACCAGTGATAGTTTATTCTTCAACCATCAAGATCCTGAAATGGTTAGATGGTTTGATGAAATGGTTGAGACAAGACATAACCAACATAAAGCATCATCTGAACAGAAGAAATGGTAA
- a CDS encoding YczE/YyaS/YitT family protein: MNKRLNDYRLYIFYVFSLFISSLGVAFSVKAELGTSPLVAIPNVLSILFPLFSIGIYSMIFNIILILLELIILRSKFPKIQYLQFFVAIIYGYFIDMSLYLIRGLNPFNYIVQWVFCVVGAVILAFGIYLQLKSAIVYLPIDGFVLSIAYIKNSVYSKIKPFVDISLIVIAAIISLYYINGLVGVREGTIFAALFVGPLVGFYKRHCDDSINRHFKFLNNQ; encoded by the coding sequence ATGAATAAAAGATTAAACGATTATAGATTGTATATTTTCTATGTATTTTCCTTGTTTATCTCTTCATTGGGAGTTGCTTTTTCTGTAAAGGCAGAACTTGGAACTTCACCACTTGTTGCAATTCCTAATGTTTTAAGTATTCTATTTCCTCTTTTTAGTATTGGTATCTATTCGATGATCTTTAATATAATACTTATTTTACTTGAATTAATTATCTTAAGAAGCAAATTTCCTAAAATACAATATTTGCAGTTTTTTGTAGCTATTATTTATGGATATTTTATTGATATGTCTTTGTACTTAATTAGGGGTTTAAACCCTTTCAATTATATTGTGCAGTGGGTTTTTTGTGTTGTAGGTGCAGTAATTCTTGCATTTGGAATTTATCTACAGTTAAAATCAGCAATAGTTTACTTACCTATTGACGGTTTTGTATTGTCCATTGCATATATTAAAAACAGTGTATATTCAAAGATTAAACCCTTTGTAGATATTTCATTGATTGTTATTGCAGCAATTATCTCTTTGTATTACATTAACGGTCTTGTTGGTGTAAGGGAGGGCACTATATTTGCAGCGTTATTTGTAGGTCCTCTTGTTGGATTTTACAAAAGGCACTGTGATGATTCTATTAATAGACATTTTAAATTCTTAAATAATCAATGA
- a CDS encoding MFS transporter, with the protein MERNEEYNPNLLILIMTIGTFGILSTELGVIGILPQIAQYFNIGINYAGLFVSSFSITIAISSLFIPLIFSKYDIKKVFSLVLSIFVICSFVSALYKNFYIAILCRIIPALFYPAYISLSLTVAAEIVPEEKATESVSRVMMGVSAGSIIGVPITTFMATVLGFKSAMLWFAVVNLIALIATLIFFPNLPGNPTSYGTQISNAKTRLFLVSCLGVFVLLTGICTSYSYMSQFLQTITHIIDLNLSITLFLFGIASLFGNWAAGKLLVSKPNQTVITYPFITAILFILLFYYCNKVIPTVLLMIVWGFLDGLVNNIIQYWIVSAAPDAPEFANGIFISVLNIAITIGTSIGGFIIVSYGTVYIFIGSLVISLLSLIFLALRVRINPDYTK; encoded by the coding sequence ATGGAAAGAAATGAGGAATACAATCCAAATCTATTAATTCTCATAATGACCATTGGAACATTTGGAATACTCAGTACTGAACTTGGTGTAATAGGTATACTGCCCCAGATAGCCCAGTATTTTAATATTGGTATAAACTATGCAGGCCTGTTTGTAAGTTCATTTTCAATAACAATAGCAATATCCAGCCTATTTATACCATTAATCTTCAGTAAGTATGATATAAAAAAAGTATTCTCATTGGTATTATCCATATTCGTCATATGTTCATTTGTATCTGCATTATATAAGAATTTCTACATTGCAATATTATGCAGAATAATACCTGCCTTATTTTATCCCGCATATATCAGTCTATCACTAACTGTAGCTGCAGAAATTGTACCTGAAGAAAAAGCCACTGAAAGTGTAAGTAGAGTCATGATGGGAGTAAGTGCAGGATCCATTATTGGAGTACCGATTACAACATTTATGGCAACGGTTTTGGGTTTTAAATCAGCGATGTTATGGTTTGCTGTTGTAAATTTAATAGCGCTTATAGCGACATTAATATTCTTTCCAAACCTTCCAGGAAATCCCACTTCATATGGAACACAGATCTCCAATGCAAAAACAAGGCTGTTCCTGGTTTCATGTTTAGGAGTATTTGTACTACTTACCGGAATATGTACTAGCTATAGTTATATGTCCCAATTTTTACAAACAATAACCCATATTATAGATTTAAACCTAAGTATAACATTATTCCTATTTGGAATAGCTTCATTATTTGGAAATTGGGCTGCTGGAAAATTACTAGTCAGTAAACCTAATCAAACAGTGATAACTTACCCATTCATAACTGCCATTTTATTCATACTATTATTTTATTACTGTAATAAGGTTATACCAACGGTACTGCTCATGATAGTTTGGGGTTTTCTTGATGGACTCGTCAATAACATTATACAATATTGGATTGTATCTGCTGCACCAGATGCACCTGAGTTTGCAAATGGAATATTTATAAGTGTTTTAAATATTGCCATAACCATCGGTACAAGTATTGGTGGTTTTATTATCGTAAGTTATGGGACAGTATATATCTTTATAGGATCTTTAGTAATTTCATTACTCTCATTAATTTTCCTTGCATTAAGGGTAAGAATAAATCCGGATTATACCAAATAG
- a CDS encoding glycosyltransferase family protein, whose translation MDEDYDYLTEKYRNLELEDKVDKLKKENKTVNKRNFQLNKENLNLKEENNELFKKNQHFKSTKAYKVWIKYATIKDKIFPNKDNKSPSNKKIEKSNLDFSNKPIKNLKDIKVAIIADQFTYDSYKYEFKAILINPDDWQEKFRIYKPDLFFCESAWDGIASENNEKPWRNKIFKRYDYKDENRKELLKILEYCKNNNIPTIFWNKEDPVHYRTEIWSYADTASEFDYIFTSSEECIKRYKKDYNHPNVYCLMFAGQPKLFNPLNLSNETIEYPVFAGAYYGENHPQRTEKMNMIFDKVIEEWGDLIIFDRNYYKQRFDYPEKYQKYVRPAIKYEETALLYKKMKWGLNLNIVTKSNTMFARRVFELSLTNTLILTNYSKAVERIFRDNVFFFDKMDKLPDFNGSYMEKRMNNLYNVLENHTYTNRFKQILDTIGYPYSEDVNDITIIFKSDSTDNIEKIIDSYDKIDYPDKKLNIIILDKSANINNIKSEYPEIDDIQIEDNDLYDYIHNLNSEFIIILKDITDNDFISKGILHYKYLNKKISIAKGLDKFTLGQEDDITNKIINKEVYTNLSQDIPIDVYYI comes from the coding sequence ATGGATGAAGATTATGACTATTTAACTGAAAAATATAGAAATCTTGAACTTGAAGATAAAGTCGATAAATTAAAGAAAGAAAACAAAACAGTAAATAAAAGGAACTTTCAGTTAAATAAAGAAAACTTAAACCTAAAAGAAGAAAATAACGAACTATTTAAAAAGAACCAACATTTCAAATCCACAAAAGCATACAAAGTATGGATAAAATATGCCACAATAAAAGACAAAATATTCCCAAATAAAGACAATAAATCCCCTTCTAATAAAAAAATTGAAAAATCTAATTTAGATTTTAGCAATAAACCAATTAAAAATTTAAAGGATATCAAAGTGGCAATTATTGCAGATCAATTCACCTACGACTCATACAAATATGAATTCAAAGCCATTCTAATCAATCCAGACGACTGGCAGGAAAAATTTAGAATCTATAAACCAGACTTATTTTTCTGCGAATCCGCCTGGGACGGCATTGCATCAGAGAACAATGAGAAACCATGGAGAAATAAGATATTTAAGAGATATGATTATAAAGATGAAAATCGTAAGGAACTACTTAAAATCCTGGAATATTGTAAAAACAATAATATACCTACCATATTCTGGAATAAAGAGGATCCAGTTCATTACAGAACCGAAATTTGGTCCTATGCAGATACTGCCTCAGAGTTTGATTATATTTTCACATCCTCTGAGGAATGTATTAAACGTTATAAAAAGGATTATAATCATCCAAACGTTTATTGCTTAATGTTTGCCGGACAACCTAAATTATTTAATCCGCTGAATTTAAGCAATGAAACCATTGAATACCCCGTATTTGCAGGTGCATATTACGGTGAAAATCATCCCCAAAGAACGGAAAAAATGAATATGATTTTTGATAAGGTCATTGAAGAGTGGGGTGATCTTATAATATTTGATCGTAATTATTATAAACAACGATTCGATTATCCTGAAAAATATCAGAAATATGTCCGTCCTGCCATAAAATATGAGGAAACCGCTCTATTATATAAGAAAATGAAATGGGGTCTAAATCTTAATATAGTAACTAAATCAAATACCATGTTTGCAAGAAGGGTATTCGAGTTATCTTTAACCAATACCCTAATTTTAACCAATTATTCCAAAGCTGTTGAAAGAATATTCAGAGACAACGTGTTTTTCTTTGATAAAATGGACAAACTACCTGATTTCAACGGTTCCTATATGGAAAAAAGAATGAACAACCTATACAATGTCTTAGAAAATCACACTTATACCAACAGATTTAAACAGATATTAGATACAATCGGATATCCTTATAGTGAGGATGTAAATGACATTACAATAATCTTTAAATCAGATTCAACAGACAACATAGAGAAGATTATTGACTCATATGACAAAATAGACTATCCGGATAAAAAATTAAACATCATTATCCTTGATAAATCAGCGAACATTAATAATATCAAATCAGAATATCCGGAAATAGATGACATCCAAATAGAAGACAATGACCTTTATGATTATATCCACAATCTCAATAGTGAATTCATAATTATCTTAAAAGACATTACTGACAATGATTTTATAAGTAAAGGAATTTTACACTATAAATATTTAAATAAGAAAATATCAATAGCCAAAGGCCTCGATAAATTCACATTAGGTCAGGAAGATGACATAACCAACAAAATAATAAATAAAGAAGTATACACCAACCTATCCCAAGACATACCAATTGATGTATACTATATATAA